A single window of Nicotiana sylvestris chromosome 5, ASM39365v2, whole genome shotgun sequence DNA harbors:
- the LOC138868337 gene encoding uncharacterized protein, translating into MEGTEHNRALYLTVKCGDSVVTQVLVDNGSSANICPLATLNKLQVVDERIHKYSICVQGFDGGGKDSVGDIVLEVTIGTVEFTMEFHVLSVAVLYNLLLGRPWIHAAKAVPSTLHQMVMFEWDRQEIIVRGEDSLCVPNDAIVPFIEVDNGKGP; encoded by the coding sequence ATGGAGGGCACCgagcataatagagccctctatctaacGGTGAAATGCGGAGACTCCGTGGTTACtcaggtattggttgacaacgggtctagcgcgaacatctgtcctctcgccacattgaacaagctgcaagtggtggatgaaagaattcataagTACAGTATTTGCGTTcagggattcgacggtggagggaaggattcagtcggggacatagtgcttgaggtCACAATAGGGACAGTTGAATTTACAATGGAATTCCATGTGCTCAGTGTGGCTGTTTtgtacaatttgttgttgggacgaccctggatccatgctgccaaagcagtcccgtctactctgcatcaaatggtaatgtttgaatgggatcgacaggaaattattGTGCGTGGCGAAGATagtttgtgtgtgcccaatgatgccattgttccattcatagaggTTGATAATGGCAAGGGACCATGA